From a single Rosa rugosa chromosome 7, drRosRugo1.1, whole genome shotgun sequence genomic region:
- the LOC133721393 gene encoding uncharacterized protein At5g39865-like isoform X2 translates to MRGMRGKLLKTLKSIPTISSFRHGLVFQLSPTEKISIRKNHSFSAELVVKEALKDEDKELGFNVGDNESVTPPFLDFEEETDEDENLPSLLDFEEKCPPGGGDSVILYSTSLTGIRKTFEDCKAIRFLLESFKVTVQERDVSMHMEFREELWKMFDSKVIPPRLFIKGRYIGGADEVVVLHEQGKLKKLLEGIPQDLSDSPCCGCANMRFVVCFNCNGSRKVFADSDHENDELHVKCAKCNENGLIRYVQVDESSSYLQIPNSK, encoded by the exons ATGAGAGGAATGAGGGGAAAACTTCTCAAGACATTGAAGTCCATCCCAACAATTAGTTCTTTCAGACATGGCCTGGTTTTTCAGCTAAGCCCCACAGAAAAGATTTCCATTCGGAAGAATCACAGTTTCTCCGCTGAGCTTGTAGTTAAGGAAGCACTCAAGGATGAAGATAAAGAATTGGGGTTCAATGTTGGCGACAATGAGAGTGTTACGCCACCATTTTTAGATTTTGAGGAAGAAACAGACGAGGACGAAAACCTTCCATCTTTGTTAGATTTCGAAGAGAAATGTCCACCCGGGGGAGGCGACTCTGTCATTCTTTACTCAACAAGCTTGACCGGTATCAGAAAAACATTTGAGGACTGCAAGGCAATCCGATTTCTGCTTGAAAGTTTCAAGGTAACGGTGCAAGAGAGGGACGTTTCGATGCACATGGAGTTCAGGGAAGAGTTGTGGAAGATGTTTGATAGTAAAGTGATCCCTCCGAGGCTTTTCATCAAGGGGAGGTACATTGGAGGAGCTGATGAAGTAGTAGTGCTTCATGAGCAAGGAAAGCTGAAGAAGCTCTTAGAAGGAATCCCACAAGACCTGTCTGATTCGCCATGTTGCGGCTGTGCCAACATGCGGTTTGTTGTGTGCTTCAATTGCAATGGAAGTCGAAAGGTGTTTGCAGACAGTGATCATGAAAATGATGAACTGCACGTTAAATGTGCAAAGTGTAACGAAAATGGTCTGATCAG GTATGTGCAGGTAGATGAGAGTTCTTCTTATCTTCAGATACCAAATTCGAAATGA
- the LOC133721156 gene encoding uncharacterized protein LOC133721156 — protein MAPLKLIAALLVSFCVLLPLTHAVSKDVSYCDKNADYAVKVTGLDINPYPIARGKPASFNIAATTGEPITGGKLVIDVSYFGWHIHSENHDLCSETSCPVSIGDFVVAHSQELPGYTPPGSYSLKMKMYDGNKQELTCIAFDFDIGFVAPVADS, from the exons ATGGCTCCGTTGAAACTCATCGCCGCCCTCCTTGTCTCCTTCTGCGTTCTTCTACCTCTCACTCATGCCGTCAGCAAGGACGTTAGCTACTGCG ATAAGAATGCTGACTATGCTGTCAAGGTTACGGGACTCGACATAAACCCTTACCCTATCGCCAGAGGCAAGCCGGCCAGCTTCAACATTGCTGCAACTACAG GTGAACCAATCACCGGAGGGAAATTGGTGATTGATGTTTCCTACTTTGGGTGGCACATCCACAGTGAGAATCATGACCTTTGCTCGGAAACATCTTGCCCTGTTTCTATTGGTGATTTCGTGGTCGCCCACTCACAAGAATTACCTGGATATACTCCACCG GGTTCGTACTCTCTTAAGATGAAGATGTATGATGGAAACAAGCAAGAGCTGACATGCATTGCCTTCGATTTTGACATTGGGTTTGTAGCTCCTGTGGCCGATAGTTAA
- the LOC133720520 gene encoding uncharacterized protein LOC133720520 encodes MVVKMMKWRPWPPLNTRKYEVRLVVRRLEGWDPVREEEEDSGESKLTVEIRWKGTSRGKVGPLSSLRRAVVKRNFTKEVEAGQDGVVQWDEEFHSACAFNSYKDNVFHPWEIAFTVFDGLNQGPKIKAPVVGTASVNLAEFVAAAEENELQLNIPLITSGGAAEPCPSLCISLGLLELRTAQEMTEPVQGSIIPAPSPAQSRETVSAEKDELSALKAGLRKVKIFTEYVSTRKAKKPCREEDGSEGRCSARSEDGEYNYPFDSDSLDDCEEGESDDVKDDSSVRKSFSYGTLAHANYAGRTIYSNMRINGEGEDWVYYSNRKSDVGCSQAEDSSVSVSEPSASSKRGLLPWRKRKLSFIRSPKAKGEPLLKKAYGEEGGDDIDFDRRQLSSDECLSLGWQKTEEDSSANRSSVSEFGDDNFAIGCWENKEVTNRDGHMKLQTQIFFASIDQRSERAAGESACTALVAVIADWFQNNPDLMPIKSQFDSLIREGSLEWRNLCENETYMERFPDKHFDLETVLQAKIRPLSVVPGKSIIGFFHPEGVDEGRFDFLHGALSFDNIWDEISRAASEFSSNGEPQVYIVSWNDHFFILKVEPEAYYIIDTLGERLYEGCDQAYILKFDSNTTIYKKQNVAQSSDDKTASDQPIVAGAGEPKNQQMQQVNGKEEGSIVEAEITNPEEQKEEEEVVCRGKEACKEYIKSFLAAIPIRELQADIKKGLMSSTLVHQRLQIEFNFTQFSKLLPTTSPPAEVTTDASQSPAAEVTTDASQSLQLFTAEVVAE; translated from the exons ATGGTGGTGAAGATGATGAAGTGGCGGCCGTGGCCGCCGCTGAACACGAGGAAGTACGAGGTGAGGCTGGTGGTGCGGCGGCTGGAGGGGTGGGATCCGGTgcgggaggaggaggaggattccGGTGAGAGTAAGTTGACCGTTGAGATTAGGTGGAAGGGGACCAGTAGGGGGAAGGTGGGGCCCCTGAGCTCGCTACGGCGGGCCGTGGTGAAGAGGAACTTTACGAAGGAGGTGGAGGCGGGTCAAGACGGCGTCGTTCAGTGGGACGAGGAGTTTCACAGCGCTTGCGCTTTTAATTCGTACAAGGACAATGTGTTTCATCCTTGGGAGATCGCCTTCACTGTGTTTGAT GGTCTGAATCAAGGGCCAAAAATTAAAGCTCCTGTTGTGGGAACAGCATCGGTGAACCTTGCTGAATTTGTTGCCGCAGCtgaagaaaatgagcttcagttAAATATTCCCCTGATCACATCTGGCGGTGCTGCTGAGCCCTGTCCCTCACTTTGT aTATCGCTTGGCTTATTGGAATTGAGAACGGCTCAAGAAATGACAGAGCCGGTGCAGGGATCAATTATTCCTGCTCCATCACCAGCCCAATCAAGAGAAACTGTATCTGCAGAAAAGGATGAGCTTTCTGCTCTTAAAGCCGGTCTTAGGAAAGTAAAGATTTTTACAGAGTATGTGTCCACCAGAAAAGCGAAAAAACCCTGCCGTGAAGAGGACGGCAGTGAAGGTAGGTGCTCTGCCAGAAGTGAGGATGGTGAGTACAACTATCCATTTGACTCTGATTCACTTGACGATTGTGAAGAAGGTGAATCAGATGATGTCAAAGATGATTCCAGTGTCAGGAAGTCATTCAGTTATGGCACACTGGCCCATGCAAATTATGCTGGAAGAACAATATACTCCAATATGAGAATCAATGGCGAAGGTGAGGATTGGGTTTATTACAGCAATCGCAAATCAGATGTGGGGTGCTCACAGGCCGAGGACTCATCTGTATCAGTCTCTGAGCCATCTGCTAGTTCAAAGCGGGGCTTACTACCTTGGAGGAAGAGAAAGCTGAGCTTCATTCGGTCTCCTAAAGCTAAAGGAGAACCATTGTTAAAGAAGGCTTATGGTGAAGAAGGTGGTGATGACATTGATTTTGATCGTCGGCAGCTTAGCTCTGATGAATGTCTATCTCTCGGG TGGCAGAAGACAGAGGAGGATTCATCTGCTAATCGGTCATCAGTTTCAGAATTTGGGGATGATAATTTCGCCATAGGCTGTTGGGAGAACAAGGAAGTGACGAACCGTGATGGACACATGAAGCTTCAAACACAGATCTTCTTTGCTTCTATTGATCAGCGGAGTGAGCGGGCAGCGGGTGAGAGTGCATGTACGGCTCTTGTCGCAGTGATTGCGGATTGGTTTCAGAATAACCCTGACCTCATGCCCATAAAGTCCCAGTTTGATAGTCTGATTCGAGAAGGATCGTTAGAGTGGAGGAATCTTTGTGAAAATGAGACATATATGGAGAGATTCCCAGACAAGCACTTTGATCTTGAAACTGTCCTCCAAGCCAAAATACGTCCTCTTTCTGTAGTTCCGGGAAAATCTATCATTGGGTTTTTCCATCCTGAGGGGGTGGACGAGGGACGATTTGATTTTCTACATGGTGCATTGTCCTTTGATAACATTTGGGATGAGATTAGCCGTGCTGCATCTGAATTTTCAAGCAATGGGGAACCTCAAGTTTATATTGTTAGTTGGAATGACCATTTCTTCATCCTCAAGGTTGAACCAGAAGCTTACTACATCATTGATACATTAGGGGAGAGGCTCTATGAAGGATGCGACCAGGCCTATATTCTTAAATTTGACAGCAACACGACAATTTACAAAAAGCAAAATGTTGCACAGTCATCTGATGATAAAACAGCCAGTGATCAGCCAATTGTGGCAGGAGCTGGTGAACCCAAGAACCAGCAAATGCAGCAGGTCAATGGGAAAGAGGAGGGGTCTATAGTAGAGGCAGAGATAACCAATCCAGAGGAGcagaaggaggaagaggaggtcgTGTGCCGAGGGAAGGAGGCCTGCAAAGAGTACATAAAGAGCTTTCTGGCTGCTATTCCAATAAGGGAATTGCAGGCAGATATCAAGAAAGGACTAATGTCATCCACACTAGTTCATCAACGTTTACAGATTGAATTCAATTTTACCCAGTTCTCGAAACTGCTGCCTACTACTAGTCCACCGGCAGAAGTAACCACAGATGCGTCACAAAGTCCAGCAGCAGAAGTAACCACAGATGCGTCACAAAGTCTCCAACTTTTTACGGCAGAGGTTGTTGCTGAATAA
- the LOC133721393 gene encoding uncharacterized protein At5g39865-like isoform X1 has protein sequence MRGMRGKLLKTLKSIPTISSFRHGLVFQLSPTEKISIRKNHSFSAELVVKEALKDEDKELGFNVGDNESVTPPFLDFEEETDEDENLPSLLDFEEKCPPGGGDSVILYSTSLTGIRKTFEDCKAIRFLLESFKVTVQERDVSMHMEFREELWKMFDSKVIPPRLFIKGRYIGGADEVVVLHEQGKLKKLLEGIPQDLSDSPCCGCANMRFVVCFNCNGSRKVFADSDHENDELHVKCAKCNENGLISISFGSRVVIQKKSWTKVLMYPSFPSTLKLRELETASFRQK, from the exons ATGAGAGGAATGAGGGGAAAACTTCTCAAGACATTGAAGTCCATCCCAACAATTAGTTCTTTCAGACATGGCCTGGTTTTTCAGCTAAGCCCCACAGAAAAGATTTCCATTCGGAAGAATCACAGTTTCTCCGCTGAGCTTGTAGTTAAGGAAGCACTCAAGGATGAAGATAAAGAATTGGGGTTCAATGTTGGCGACAATGAGAGTGTTACGCCACCATTTTTAGATTTTGAGGAAGAAACAGACGAGGACGAAAACCTTCCATCTTTGTTAGATTTCGAAGAGAAATGTCCACCCGGGGGAGGCGACTCTGTCATTCTTTACTCAACAAGCTTGACCGGTATCAGAAAAACATTTGAGGACTGCAAGGCAATCCGATTTCTGCTTGAAAGTTTCAAGGTAACGGTGCAAGAGAGGGACGTTTCGATGCACATGGAGTTCAGGGAAGAGTTGTGGAAGATGTTTGATAGTAAAGTGATCCCTCCGAGGCTTTTCATCAAGGGGAGGTACATTGGAGGAGCTGATGAAGTAGTAGTGCTTCATGAGCAAGGAAAGCTGAAGAAGCTCTTAGAAGGAATCCCACAAGACCTGTCTGATTCGCCATGTTGCGGCTGTGCCAACATGCGGTTTGTTGTGTGCTTCAATTGCAATGGAAGTCGAAAGGTGTTTGCAGACAGTGATCATGAAAATGATGAACTGCACGTTAAATGTGCAAAGTGTAACGAAAATGGTCTGATCAG TATAAGCTTTGGAAGTCGAGTAGTTATCCAAAAGAAATCATGGACCAAGGTTTTAATGTATCCCTCATTTCCATCCACTTTGAAGCTAAGAGAACTAGAAACCGCTAGCTTCAGGCAGAAATAA
- the LOC133722283 gene encoding RING-H2 finger protein ATL70-like has product MNSTSDTSGFLGSNNIGGFGYGIGVSVGILLLITTITLASYFCTRTSPPTHPATPRINAHNPPDLQSFVVDIGLDDNTIKSYPKMLYSEAKLQKTGSTASCCSICLADYKATDTLRLLPDCEHLFHLKCVDPWLRLHPTCPVCRTSPLPTPLSTPLAEVVPLASRRD; this is encoded by the coding sequence ATGAACAGCACGAGTGACACGAGTGGTTTTCTCGGCTCTAACAACATCGGCGGATTTGGCTATGGCATTGGTGTATCAGTTGGCATCCTTCTTCTCATCACAACCATCACCCTTGCTTCCTACTTCTGCACCAGAACTTCGCCACCAACACACCCTGCAACGCCGAGGATTAACGCCCACAACCCTCCTGACCTGCAAAGCTTTGTTGTAGATATAGGACTCGATGACAACACTATCAAGAGCTACCCGAAGATGCTCTACTCCGAGGCCAAGCTGCAGAAGACAGGCTCCACTGCTTCCTGCTGCTCTATATGTCTAGCAGATTACAAGGCCACTGATACACTCCGGTTACTTCCAGACTGTGAACACCTCTTTCATCTCAAGTGTGTTGATCCATGGTTGCGGCTTCATCCTACCTGTCCGGTCTGCAGAACATCTCCGCTTCCAACGCCTCTGTCGACTCCTCTGGCTGAGGTGGTGCCATTGGCAAGCAGAAGAGACTGA
- the LOC133721047 gene encoding uncharacterized protein LOC133721047, producing MAVPATTWTAIFIIAATLRLIECGDNNRVYSPCSDTKVARSDGFSFGIAFASRDVFLRNGANSTSQLSPCDTRLSLSTANSQIAVFRPKVDEISLLSVNSSSFAPDNYGGYMVAFAGHKYAARSTAAFVANSTYTVTSFTLVLEFTKGRLQHLYWKRDGCAKCSGSSSSSFVCLNNQDCAIKTNSCKTHGGTVDCSLGIQLAFSGTDKHLSVLNSWYEVQNLGQYSLYGLYSNLKDSLTSQYNKFF from the exons ATGGCCGTCCCCGCAACCACATGGACGGCGATCTTCATCATCGCCGCCACGCTCCGTTTAATCGAATGCGGCGACAACAACCGCGTCTACTCGCCGTGCTCCGACACCAAGGTCGCCAGGTCCGACGGCTTCAGCTTCGGGATCGCCTTCGCCTCCAGGGACGTGTTTCTCCGAAACGGCGCGAACTCCACCTCCCAGTTGTCCCCGTGCGACACTAGACTCTCGCTCTCCACCGCCAATTCTCAGATCGCCGTTTTCCGGCCAAAGGTCGACgagatctctctcctctccgtcaACTCCTCCTCTTTCGCTCCg GATAATTATGGGGGATATATGGTTGCTTTTGCTGGGCATAAATATGCTGCAAGGTCTACTGCGGCTTTTGTTGCCAATAGTACCTACACTGTCACCAGCTTTACTCTT GTGCTTGAGTTCACCAAGGGCAGGCTGCAGCACCTGTATTGGAAAAGGGATGGGTGCGCCAAATGTTCTGGGAGCTCCAGCTCCAGCTTCGTTTGCCTTAACAATCAGGACTGTGCAATCAAGACAAATAGCTGCAAAACCCATGGAGGCACTGTGGATTGCAGCCTCGGGATCCAGTTGGCATTTTCTGGGACGGATAAGCACCTATCGGTTCTGAACTCATGGTATGAAGTACAGAACCTTGGTCAGTACTCCCTTTATGGGCTCTATTCAAATCTGAAGGATTCTCTCACTAGCCAGTATAACAAGTTTTTCTGA
- the LOC133721393 gene encoding uncharacterized protein At5g39865-like isoform X3, whose protein sequence is MRGMRGKLLKTLKSIPTISSFRHGLVFQLSPTEKISIRKNHSFSAELVVKEALKDEDKELGFNVGDNESVTPPFLDFEEETDEDENLPSLLDFEEKCPPGGGDSVILYSTSLTGIRKTFEDCKAIRFLLESFKVTVQERDVSMHMEFREELWKMFDSKVIPPRLFIKGRYIGGADEVVVLHEQGKLKKLLEGIPQDLSDSPCCGCANMRFVVCFNCNGSRKVFADSDHENDELHVKCAKCNENGLIR, encoded by the exons ATGAGAGGAATGAGGGGAAAACTTCTCAAGACATTGAAGTCCATCCCAACAATTAGTTCTTTCAGACATGGCCTGGTTTTTCAGCTAAGCCCCACAGAAAAGATTTCCATTCGGAAGAATCACAGTTTCTCCGCTGAGCTTGTAGTTAAGGAAGCACTCAAGGATGAAGATAAAGAATTGGGGTTCAATGTTGGCGACAATGAGAGTGTTACGCCACCATTTTTAGATTTTGAGGAAGAAACAGACGAGGACGAAAACCTTCCATCTTTGTTAGATTTCGAAGAGAAATGTCCACCCGGGGGAGGCGACTCTGTCATTCTTTACTCAACAAGCTTGACCGGTATCAGAAAAACATTTGAGGACTGCAAGGCAATCCGATTTCTGCTTGAAAGTTTCAAGGTAACGGTGCAAGAGAGGGACGTTTCGATGCACATGGAGTTCAGGGAAGAGTTGTGGAAGATGTTTGATAGTAAAGTGATCCCTCCGAGGCTTTTCATCAAGGGGAGGTACATTGGAGGAGCTGATGAAGTAGTAGTGCTTCATGAGCAAGGAAAGCTGAAGAAGCTCTTAGAAGGAATCCCACAAGACCTGTCTGATTCGCCATGTTGCGGCTGTGCCAACATGCGGTTTGTTGTGTGCTTCAATTGCAATGGAAGTCGAAAGGTGTTTGCAGACAGTGATCATGAAAATGATGAACTGCACGTTAAATGTGCAAAGTGTAACGAAAATGGTCTGATCAG GTAG